The segment CGACACCGTGCTGTGGGTCGCCCTCGTACGCCACGACGGCCGGGAGGTGCTGCGACTGCGGTACCGGACCGAGGTCCTCGACGCGGACTGCGCCGCCCGGATCGGCGGCTACTACCGCACGGCGCTCACGCTGCTCGCCGCCGATCCGGACGCCGAGCACCGGCGGCAGTCCCTGCTCTCCGCCGAGGAACTCCGGTACCAGCTCGAAGGACTGGCCGGACCGGGCAGGCCGCTGCCGGACCGCCGGTTCCACGAGCTGTTCCAGCAGCGGGTGCGGGAGCACCCGGACGCCATCGCCGCCGTACACGGGAGCCGGCGGTGGACGTACCGCGAACTCAACGTCCGCGCCAACCGGTTGGCGCACGCCCTGCTGGCCCGCGGGCTGGGCCGGGAGGACGTCGTCGCGGTGGTCACCGAACGCAACCTGGAGTGGCTGGCCGCGGTCATCGCGATCTTCAAGGCCGGCGGGGTGTACCTGCCGGTGGAGCCGCACTTTCCGCCCGGCCGGATCGCGCTGATGCTCTCGCGCGCGGGGTGCCGGCAGGTGCTGACCGAACCCGGCAGCACCGGCGGCCTCGACCGGGCCCGCACCTCGGTGCCCGGGGTCCGGACCCTCTTCATCGACGCCGTCTGCGCAGCGAGTCCCGCGGACAGCGACCCCGAGATCCGGGTAGGCCCGGACCAGTTGGCGTATATCTACTTCACCTCGGGCTCCACCGGGGAGCCCAAGGGCGCGATGTGTGAGCACCTGGGCATGCTCAACCACCTCTACGCCAAGATCGACGACCTGGGGATCGACGAGGGGCAGGTGGTCGCCCAGACCGCGCCCCAGTGCTTCGACATCTCCCTGTGGCAGCTGCTCTCGGCGCTGCTGGTCGGCGGCCGGACGCTGCTGGTCGAGCAGGCGGCCGTGCTGGACGTGGGACGTTTCCTCGACACGGTGGGCGACGGACGGGCCACGGTGCTCCAAGTGGTCCCGTCGTACCTCGATGTCGTACTGTCCGCCCTCGCGCAGCGGCCCGGCGCGCTGCCGGATCTGCGGTGTGTGTCGGTCACCGGGGAGGCGCTGAGGAAGGAGCTGGTGCAGCGCTGGTTCGCGGCCCGGCCCGGGATCCGGCTGGTCAACGCCTACGGGCTGACCGAGACCTCGGACGACACCCACCACGAGGTGATGGACGCGGTGCCGGACACCGAGCGGGTCCCGCTCGGACGCCCCGTCAGCAATGTGCGGGTGTACGTCGTGGACGAACACCTGGCGCCGGTGCCGCTCGGCGCCCCCGGCGAGATCGTCTTCTCCGGGGTCTGCGTGGGCCGCGGGTACATCAACGATCCCGAGCGCACCCGGCTGGCCTTCGTGCCGGATCCGCACCATCCGGGGCGGCGGCTCTTCCGGGCCGGTGACCACGGGCGCTGGCTCCCGGACGGGAAGCTGGAGTTCCTCGGCCGCCGGGACAGCCAGGTCAAGATCCGTGGCTTCCGTATCGAGATGGGTGAGATCGAGAACGCCCTGCTCCGGATCCCCGGAGTCGGTGACGGCACGGTGGTGGTCACCCAGCGGGCGGGGCACGGCAAGCGCCTGGTGGCCTTCTACTCCGGCCGGCACGCGCTGGAGGCCGATGTCCTGCGGGGCCGGCTGGGCGAGTTGCTGCCGGAGTACATGGTTCCGTCGGTCTTCCTCTGGCGGGAGAGTCTTCCACTGACCGCCAACGGCAAGATCGACAAGAAGGCGCTGGAGGCGCTCGCCGGCGGACTCGACACGGTCGAGGACGACTACCTCGCACCGCGTACGCCGACGGAACGGCGGCTGGCCGCGGCCTGGGCCGAGGTGCTCGGCATACCGCAGGACCGGATCGGCCGGCAGGACAACTTCTTCGACTGCGGCGGCACTTCGCTGTCCGCCGTGGCCCTCGCGGTCTGCCTGGGCCGTGCGGTCTCCGTCAAGGCCCTCACCCGGCATCCGGTCCTCGCCGACCTCGCCCGGCAGGTCGACGCCAGGGCCGGACGACCACAGCCCCACCCGAACGACGCCGCACAGGCCGTGCGGTGCGACACCGCACGGCCGGCTGCGTCCCGAGCCGCCACGGAGAGGAGAACCACCATGGTGTCGTCACTTTCGATCTCCCTGCCCGAACTGGAACGGGAACCCGGCACACCTCCGATGCTGCGGGTCGGGACCACCGACAGCGCGGCGCACTGGGCGGCCGAGCGACGGGACGCCCTGCGCGCGGTCGTCGCCGAGCACGGTGCGGTGCTGATCCGGGGCCTGGGGATGCGCGATCCGGCCGGGGTCGGCGCCGTGCTCCACGGCCTGGGCGTCGCGCCGCTGACCGAGCGGGAGGCGTTCGCCCTCCGGCAGACCTACTCCGAGGGCGTCTACTCGTCGTCGAAATGGCCGCCGAACCAGCCGATGTGCATGCACCACGAGCTGAGTTACACCCTGGAGTTCCCCGGGCTGATGCTGTTCGCGTGCCTGGGCGCCCCCACCACCGGCGGGTCCACCGGGGTGGCCGACTCGGCGGCCGTGCTGGACGCGCTGCCTCCGGCCCTGACCGAGCGGTTCGAGCGGGAGGGCTGGCTGCTGACCCGCAGCTACCACCCCGAGATCGGGGCCACGCTGGACCAGGCGTTCGGCACCGGGGACCGGGACGCCGTCGAGCGCTACTGCCGCGCCCACGCCATCGACTTCGCCTGGCAGCCCGACGGCGGTCTGCGCACCACCCAGCGCCGCAGTGCGGTGCTGCACCACCCCGTCAGCGGCCGCCGCTGCTGGTTCAACCAGATCGCGTTCCTCAACGAGTGGACGATGGCGCCCGAAGTGCGGGAGTACCTGATCGACGAGTACGGCCCCGACGGGCTGCCGTTCAACACCCGCTACGGAAACGGCGACCCTCTCACCGAGGACGTCGTCCAGCAGCTCAACGAGGTCTACGACGCCCACACCACGCGCCGGCCGTGGGAGGCCGGTGACCTGCTGCTCGTCGACAACGTCCGCAGCGCGCACAGCCGGGAGCCATTCGAAGGGCCGCGGGACGTGGTGGTGGCCCTGGCCGACCCCGTACGCCTGGCCGACTGCGCGCCGACCGTTGAGGTGAACTGACCCATGACCACCGTCCGTCCCACCCCGTCCCGGCCCACACCCCCCGGGCCGCCCCCCACACCGTCCTTCGCGGTGCTCTCCGGTGCCCAGGTCCAGCAGGCGCTGGAGGGACGCGAGAAGGAGATCGTGGACGTGGTCGAGGCCACCTACCGGCTGCACGGTGCCGGAGAGTCGGTGAACCCGCCCTCGTCCTTCCTGCACCTCCCCGACCGCCCGACGTCCCGGATCATCGCGCTGCCCGCCTCCATCGGCGGGCAGACCCGGGTGGACGGCCTGAAGTGGATCTCCAGCTTCCCGCCGAACGTGGCCGCCGGCATCCCCCGGGCATCGGCCGTACTGATCCTCAACGACCATGACACCGGCTACCCGTTCGCCTGCCTGGAGAGCTCGATCATCAGCGCGACCAGGACCGCCGCATCGGCGGCGTCGGCGGCCGACCGGCTCAGCCGCGGGCGCCCCCGCCCGACCCGGGTCGGGTTCTTCGGCGCGGGTCTGATCGCCCGCTACATCCACACGTTCCTGGAAGGCACCGGCTGGTCGTTCGACGAGATCGGCGTGCACGACCTGTCCGCGGAGAGCGCGGCCGGCTTCCGCCTGTACCTGGAGCAGTGCCGGACCACCGGGCGGGTCACCGTGCACCACAGTGCGGAGGAGCTGATCCGCTCCAGCGATCTGCTGGTCTTCGCCACGGTCGCCCCGCAGCCCCATGTCCACGAGGTCGCGTGGTTCGGTCACCACCCGGTGGTGGTGCATGTGTCGCTGCGCGACCTCGCCCCGCAGATCCTGCTGACCTCGACCAATATCGTCGACGACATCGAGCACTGTCTGCGCGCCGGCACCTCCCCGCATCTGACCGAACAGCTCACCGGCAACCGGGAGTTCCTGCACGGCACGCTGGACGACGTGCTGGCCGGCCGGG is part of the Streptomyces platensis genome and harbors:
- the sbnB gene encoding 2,3-diaminopropionate biosynthesis protein SbnB, translated to MTTVRPTPSRPTPPGPPPTPSFAVLSGAQVQQALEGREKEIVDVVEATYRLHGAGESVNPPSSFLHLPDRPTSRIIALPASIGGQTRVDGLKWISSFPPNVAAGIPRASAVLILNDHDTGYPFACLESSIISATRTAASAASAADRLSRGRPRPTRVGFFGAGLIARYIHTFLEGTGWSFDEIGVHDLSAESAAGFRLYLEQCRTTGRVTVHHSAEELIRSSDLLVFATVAPQPHVHEVAWFGHHPVVVHVSLRDLAPQILLTSTNIVDDIEHCLRAGTSPHLTEQLTGNREFLHGTLDDVLAGRVAVPADRTAVFSPFGLGVLDLAVGKYVYDEVVRSGELRVVDGFFHELRRYG
- a CDS encoding amino acid adenylation domain-containing protein, which encodes MTTSMTARTRRDRGGPADGAYTRVPRWTRVPVPGTAEHLTALPEQLQAALRRVADRLRMPLSSVLLAAHAKVLAVLSGDHEVTTGYLAERGGTPLPCRLTTAAGSWRTLLLDTHRAEVELLRRRGFPAAGSGPEPAPAEEPPETVFDLPGADGGPAGDTVLWVALVRHDGREVLRLRYRTEVLDADCAARIGGYYRTALTLLAADPDAEHRRQSLLSAEELRYQLEGLAGPGRPLPDRRFHELFQQRVREHPDAIAAVHGSRRWTYRELNVRANRLAHALLARGLGREDVVAVVTERNLEWLAAVIAIFKAGGVYLPVEPHFPPGRIALMLSRAGCRQVLTEPGSTGGLDRARTSVPGVRTLFIDAVCAASPADSDPEIRVGPDQLAYIYFTSGSTGEPKGAMCEHLGMLNHLYAKIDDLGIDEGQVVAQTAPQCFDISLWQLLSALLVGGRTLLVEQAAVLDVGRFLDTVGDGRATVLQVVPSYLDVVLSALAQRPGALPDLRCVSVTGEALRKELVQRWFAARPGIRLVNAYGLTETSDDTHHEVMDAVPDTERVPLGRPVSNVRVYVVDEHLAPVPLGAPGEIVFSGVCVGRGYINDPERTRLAFVPDPHHPGRRLFRAGDHGRWLPDGKLEFLGRRDSQVKIRGFRIEMGEIENALLRIPGVGDGTVVVTQRAGHGKRLVAFYSGRHALEADVLRGRLGELLPEYMVPSVFLWRESLPLTANGKIDKKALEALAGGLDTVEDDYLAPRTPTERRLAAAWAEVLGIPQDRIGRQDNFFDCGGTSLSAVALAVCLGRAVSVKALTRHPVLADLARQVDARAGRPQPHPNDAAQAVRCDTARPAASRAATERRTTMVSSLSISLPELEREPGTPPMLRVGTTDSAAHWAAERRDALRAVVAEHGAVLIRGLGMRDPAGVGAVLHGLGVAPLTEREAFALRQTYSEGVYSSSKWPPNQPMCMHHELSYTLEFPGLMLFACLGAPTTGGSTGVADSAAVLDALPPALTERFEREGWLLTRSYHPEIGATLDQAFGTGDRDAVERYCRAHAIDFAWQPDGGLRTTQRRSAVLHHPVSGRRCWFNQIAFLNEWTMAPEVREYLIDEYGPDGLPFNTRYGNGDPLTEDVVQQLNEVYDAHTTRRPWEAGDLLLVDNVRSAHSREPFEGPRDVVVALADPVRLADCAPTVEVN